One window from the genome of Procambarus clarkii isolate CNS0578487 chromosome 90, FALCON_Pclarkii_2.0, whole genome shotgun sequence encodes:
- the LOC123746484 gene encoding adhesive plaque matrix protein-like — protein sequence MINRDFGKLARVQERIPVLSQLDLNVWTNIAVSILTATTSFPQASPSFSKLLQVSPSFPKLLQAYPSFPKLRQASPSFSKLPQASPSFSKLPQASPSLSKLPQASPSFSKLPPKFSKLPPKFSKLPQASPSFPKLLQASPSFSKLPQASPAPPSFSKLPQASPSFSKLLQASPAPPSFPQASPSFPSSPKLPQATPSFSKLPQASPSFPKHTHTIPLLASVTGLQILE from the exons ATGATCAATAGAGACTTCGGAAAACTTGCTCGAGTTCAGGAAAGAATTCCTGTGCTGTCGCAG TTAGACCTCAATGTCTGGACCAACATTGCAGTTTCCATTCTCACCGCCACGACCTCCTTTCCCCAAGCTTCCCCAAGTTTCTCCAAGCTTCTCCAAGTTTCTCCAAGCTTCCCCAAGCTTCTCCAAGCTTATCCAAGCTTCCCCAAGCTTCGCCAAGCTTCTCCAAGCTTCTCCAAGCTTCCCCAAGCTTCTCCAAGCTTCTCCAAGCTTCCCCAAGCTTCTCCAAGCTTATCCAAGCTTCCCCAAGCTTCCCCAAGCTTCTCCAAGCTTCCCCCAAAGTTCTCCAAGCTTCCCCCAAAGTTCTCCAAGCTTCCCCAAGCTTCTCCAAGCTTCCCCAAGCTTCTCCAAGCTTCTCCAAGCTTCTCCAAGCTTCCCCAAGCTTCCCCAGCTCCCCCAAGTTTCTCCAAGCTTCCCCAAGCTTCTCCAAGCTTCTCCAAGCTTCTCCAAGCTTCCCCAGCTCCCCCAAGCTTCCCCCAAGCTTCTCCAAGCTTCCCCAGCTCCCCCAAGCTTCCCCAAGCTACTCCAAGCTTCTCCAAGCTTCCCCAAGCTTCCCCAAGCTttcccaagcacacacacactattccctTACTGGCAAGTGTAACAGGACTCCAGATTTTAGAGTGA
- the LOC138359413 gene encoding adhesive plaque matrix protein-like — protein sequence MYGLKFDSREARNGSSSKNKSQQPERVSDPLTDEARGSDPLTVEARGSDPLTDEARGSDPLTVEDRGSDPLTVEARGSDPLTVEARGSDPLTVEARGSDPLTVEARGSDPLTVEDRGSDPLTVEDRGSDPLTVEARGSDPLTVEARGSDPLTVEARGSDPLTVEARGSDPLTVEARGSDPLTVEDRGSDPLTDEARGSDPLTDEARGSDPLTDEARGSDPLTVEARGSDPLTDEARGSDPLTDEARGSDPLTDEARGSDPLTDEARGSDPLTDEARGSDPLTVEARGSDPLTVEARGSDPLTVEDRGSDPLTVEARVSDPLTVEARGSDPLTVEARGSDPLTVEARGSDPLTVEARGSDPLTVEARGSDPLTVEARGSDPLTVEARGSDPLTVEARGSDPLTVEARGSDPLTVEARGSDPLTVKARGSDPLSVEARGSDPLTVEARGSDPLTVKARGSDPLSVEARGSNPPQC from the exons ATGTACGGACTCAAGTTCGATTCCCGAGAAGCTAGaaatggttcaagttcaa AGAACAAGTCACAACAACCTGAGAGAGTGTCTGATCCCCTTACTGATGAAGCCAGAGGATCTGATCCCCTTACTGTTGAAGCCAGAGGATCTGATCCCCTTACTGATGAAGCCAGAGGATCTGATCCCCTTACTGTTGAAGACAGAGGATCTGATCCCCTTACTGTTGAAGCCAGAGGATCTGATCCCCTTACTGTTGAAGCCAGAGGATCTGATCCCCTTACTGTTGAAGCCAGAGGATCTGATCCCCTTACTGTTGAAGCCAGAGGATCTGATCCCCTTACTGTTGAAGACAGAGGATCTGATCCCCTTACTGTTGAAGACAGAGGATCTGATCCCCTTACTGTTGAAGCCAGAGGATCTGATCCCCTTACTGTTGAAGCCAGAGGATCTGATCCCCTTACTGTTGAAGCCAGAGGATCTGATCCCCTTACTGTTGAAGCCAGAGGATCTGATCCCCTTACTGTTGAAGCCAGAGGATCTGATCCCCTTACTGTTGAAGACAGAGGATCTGATCCCCTTACTGATGAAGCCAGAGGATCTGATCCCCTTACTGATGAAGCCAGAGGATCTGATCCCCTTACTGATGAAGCCAGAGGATCTGATCCCCTTACTGTTGAAGCCAGAGGATCTGATCCCCTTACTGATGAAGCCAGAGGATCTGATCCCCTTACTGATGAAGCCAGAGGATCTGATCCCCTTACTGATGAAGCCAGAGGATCTGATCCCCTTACTGATGAAGCCAGAGGATCTGATCCCCTTACTGATGAAGCCAGAGGATCTGATCCCCTTACTGTTGAAGCCAGAGGATCTGATCCCCTTACTGTTGAAGCCAGAGGATCTGATCCCCTTACTGTTGAAGACAGAGGATCTGATCCCCTTACTGTTGAAGCCAGAGTATCTGATCCCCTTACTGTTGAAGCCAGAGGATCTGATCCCCTTACTGTTGAAGCCAGAGGATCTGATCCCCTTACTGTTGAAGCCAGAGGATCTGATCCCCTTACTGTTGAAGCCAGAGGATCTGATCCCCTTACTGTTGAAGCCAGAGGATCTGATCCCCTTACTGTTGAAGCCAGAGGATCTGATCCTCTTACTGTTGAAGCCAGAGGATCTGATCCCCTTACTGTTGAAGCCAGAGGATCTGATCCCCTTACTGTTGAAGCCAGAGGATCTGATCCCCTTACTGTTGAAGCCAGAGGATCTGATCCCCTTACTGTTAAAGCCAGAGGATCTGATCCCCTTAGTGTTGAAGCCAGAGGATCTGATCCCCTTACTGTTGAAGCCAGAGGATCTGATCCCCTTACTGTTAAAGCCAGAGGATCTGATCCCCTTAGTGTTGAAGCCAGAGGATCCAATCCCCCTCAGTGTTGA